From the genome of Perca fluviatilis chromosome 8, GENO_Pfluv_1.0, whole genome shotgun sequence:
AGGTTTAATAGCCCCAGTTTCACACCCCTCACCCACTccaacattaaaaaacaacctAGACCCCCTGCCCCCCTCTCACCTTACCGACTCTGACCCCCTATCTGCTGCTCtcacagacagaagacagagaAGTCCCTGTCCCAGATggcatgttttatgtttactgtacgggactctcacaccgcctcaaaacacacTGACAAGTCTAATTGGTTACACgattctccaaaagttgagttaGTCTCTTGGgtagctcgtgcaaattgtagcctcatcttcctatttttagtggagatgagtggtacccggtggggtcttctggtGGTGtggcccatccgcctcaaggttgtacgtgttgtggcttcacaaatgctttgctgcatacctcggttgtaacgagtggttatttgagtcaaagttgatcttctatcagctggaatcagtcaacccattctcctctgacctctagcatcaataAGGCATTTTCggcccccaggactgcagcatcctggatgtttttccttttgcagaccattctttgtaaaccctagaaatggttgtgcgtgaaaatcccagtaactgagcagattgggaaatactccatgccatgctcaaagttgcttagatcacctttctttcccattctgacattcagtttggagttcaggagattgtctagaccaggaccacacccctaaatgcattgaagcagctgccgtgtgattggttgattagataatttcattaacatgaaatttaacaggtgttcctaataattctttaggtgagtgtagtaTTATGTCTCTGTTACTGTGTTTCTTTGTTGCTTTTTGACTGTGCAGCACTTTGGCTCagctctgttgtttttaaatgcaaaGACATACAGCTCTTTTGAATCACTTAAAGTGAGTAAATTTGACTATTAATGTAGTCTAATAGTCAAATTTACTCACTTTAAGTGATTCAAATAAGAATCCATCAAGAAGTAATCAAATAACCACTCTGGATGGAAAGGAtgttctcctctttctctccctccctctatctACACACccacattcagacacacacaatttatTTCTTCCTGTTCATCTCCCCTAGAAGTCagtatttaaaatgatttagaGTAATAATGACTTTCTACTGAATTATGCTGTATTTCTAGTGACGGAATTTTCAACAAAATGATCTTTGAATAAGCAAGAAGTAGGCTAGTAACAAAGGTAACAAGATGGAAATAATGACATGATTTCTGGGTCATTTCAGGAGGGAGACACACATCAAAGGATCGAATCACAGGACCTTGTACTTCATCAAGTCAATCTTCCTGTTCATGTTCCtgtttttgacaggacagctataGACattaaggggagagagagggggaatgacatgcagcaaaggactacaggttggagttgaacccaggcccgctgcgtcgaggagtaaacctctatatgtgggcgcctgctctaccaactgagctaactggGCGCCTGTGTTGATCCTTGTCTTAATCTCTAACAAAGAATGCTGAAAAAACTGAAACTAATTCTCATTCTGCTGTGGTCATTTACTTATATACAACAAATAACAGCAACAGCATGTAGTTAGAAGTCagtatttaaaatgatttagaGTAATAATGGCTTTCTAATGAATTATGCTGCATTTCCTTCTTTAGGCTACAGTTATGGTGACACAGTGTTTTCCCAGGTCACATTCTGGACATTTGCAAAACCTCAAAGCAGAAGGTCATGGCCTGTCTCTTTGTCTTCTAGGGATAATGATCGGTGCAGCTGGTAAGGCTGGCAAAAGTCTCAGGAGATAGACTGCACTCAGCCTCAATGGAGACTGTCTCCACTTTCCCCTAGAATGCACTGCATCTAACAGTGTGACATTAAACATGACTTATGTCAACTTAGGTAAGCGCAGTTTCTTGTTAATGGTCCAATAGCCAATAGAATCtccacacatacagtagctgGGTGAAGAATAACCTATGGACACATAGTGAGTTTCTGGTTAGTGGAGGTTTAAAAACTCCCCTCCAGGAAGTAGCCTTCAGGACCGCGTGGTATTACACAGTGGCTCACTTGTGCTGGACATCTCTTTTCTCCTCAGGAAATGTTCATGCGTATGTCATCAAGGTCTCCTGaaacttcaaacttcaatcagctCTTAAGATTTCCTTCGCATTACTACGTGTAAATATGTCTTGACACCACAGTAAATCCTACATTCCTAGAAGACAAAACGATGACTGTGACTGCACTTCACacagtttaattaaaatgttatgCTTTGGATCTACTCCCAACTGTTTGTTTTCAGTCAAGATTTCAAGCATTCAATATTTACATCGCTTTTAGGTTTACAGCAATCATCTAAAATGTGTTAGACTAGTGCAGATCCCATTCAAAACGTGCCTGTTCAGAATTTAAATCATATTACTGAATGTCAACCGTAAACAATGTTATGGACTTTGAATCTTACtagcataacgttagctttctggcttaTAGCTGAGTTAAAAGGTTCTATGAGCTGAGTGCTCATGAGTAggattcaaatataaatgaatggCCTTAAAAGTGTTCTTTGGCAATTGACCGTGGTATTAGAAGGTTAATGGCCTGCAAGATAATATCACAATCAGGTTGTGCGTCGGAGGTTCCTGGCCTCGCCTGTCGTCCATTCATTCCTGATAATGTGACACCTCGACTGGCATTAACCTTGCTTATTGACTATCTACACaactaactatctatctatctatgtactGAGTGTCTGTTTGTCTATGTGCAAACAGTCACCCAGTTTCACTGTTTGTATTAAGAGTTTTGCACTTTGAAAGTCTGAAAAATCCATTACTGACATTGGTGGTAACCGGGGCCCAACAGCACATTTTTGCCACAGGGCCCCAAATCAGTGTTGTCTCTATATTTACTGATGTTGTCTACATACTAAAATGTTTAtcagtaaataaaaataaaacaacaacaaaaacttctgtagtgtatttttattgtattaaagtgctcatattatgcttttttggcttttcccctttcctttattgtgttatatatcttttttgtgcacgttatatgtttacaaagtgaaaaagcccaaagtccaccccgaagggacttaccatctccaacagaaaacactgttcaccaactgctccaaacagctctattgtaatCCAGCCTtgacttcagagacaaacgtgcgtcactttgtaacacacgttataatgctcgcctagctgctagcatggcactccctcatactctgcttctgactggctaatagtccttacctagatactgcgcatgtgtgactcccaacaaagatggaataaaagtgagatgcctcactgtggctaaaacagagagctcaactgttaggataattatttttcttattcaTTCCTTAAGCTTATTTTATTTGCGCAAGCAgagtcagtttacagcacttCAGTGTAAGTACAGAAAATAACTGAAGAGTGTTCTCAACGGTGGCTTTTTAAAGATGTTGGGAGTCAAGTTAGTTATTCGGTTCATGCAATCAGTAGCTTCTCTTCTTATCTCTGGTCAGGCCCAGCATCTCCTCCACATTATGCGCTCTGCCCTCAGGGATGCATTCTGTGCTCCTTGCACTGTCACTCAGCTTTCATGATTATCACatgaaatacagaaatactAAAACAGCAGTTTGGATGCAAATGGTTTAACAAAGAAATTGAAGCAAAACCGTAGTAAGCATCATTTTTCTAGCatcacagggtgaaaagaggagctgcagcaatatgcagtacaacaaaaatatggtttttttttttttagttaaaccacgtaaacctattctggcacaacctctaaatacaattatgaacctaaaaattagcataataatatgagcactttaatatctAATCACACAATCCTGTAAACCATGTTTTAATCAAGGACTGAAGTAAAGGCCTCTGGttcacatattttatttttgtccacTAGAAGATAATCACAAAGATAATGGTGGCTCCAGATGTCTGattcacatgttttttttctttttcttttttttacggAAAGGGTGGTTATATTTACCATCTGGCCCAGCTGAAGATTTTCCCACCACAAGGTCTAAACGTATAGGCTACTTAGAAAAAATAACAGTACATGAATAGTCAAGATAAATATAGATGCATACCAGTGTCAATGTCATTGGCAACTACATGAGCAGCACCACATAGTTTTGCAGCGATGGCCGAGGCTCCACAGCCGCTCCCCAGATCCAGAACGGTCTTACCCCGACACACTGCAGGGTTATCAAGGAGATACCTGCACCGCACAGGGGTGGCACTGGGTGAGACTAAACATCAGTCACTACactagggctgccacctcttagtcgattagtcgactaatcggtcgttttggtcttagtcgattagtcgactaatcggtcgttttggtcttagtcgactaagatttctttagttgataagtcattttttatgcttattcatgcttaattactcatttccaagaaacttatgattaactacatttatggtaagcacaagatttaaagtggtgcttttgcaggattaattgtggagaaactcagttttacagatggttaactacatttatattgtgcttttctagtcttaaccacctctctaaacgcacagctctgtcaattaaatcaactaatcgattagtcgacaaaattgtaagtgttagtcgactaagaatttctttagtcgaggacagccctacaCTACACACATAAAACTGTCAATTGTGGGGGCTTAAGTTATTACCTTGAGAGTGCCTGTCCTCCTGGCCAGTATATGGCCCAGTACGGGTCATCAAAAGGCCAGAGTTCCGGTCTTTCTCTCCAAAATCTGCAGTTTGGGGTGAACAGTCTCAGTTTGACTTCTGGGGTCAGGCTCTGCTCTCCAACtatctctgtgttctctgaaaTAAAGCTGCGGATGTTGCGGACAGAGCTAATTGATGAATATCTAGATCGCCTTGTCTGTCTAAACGCTTTGATGAATACTTTTACATTACGACTTTGGGGCGTTAAAAGTCCCAACATGGTCATCAACTTCTTGGGGAAATTAGCTGCTTATCTAGCACGTTAGCTAGCGTTATCGCTAGTCAAGTTCACCACGTACATACTAGATATATAGAAGTGTTAAATAGTTATCTATGACCACATGAATTTAGCTGCTTTTAATGTTTCTCGCTGCAGCTAATAACCATGTGATGGTTACGGTAACGGGAAATATCTCTACCATTGACTGTTAAAAATAGATCTCTACACATCAAAAAATATTGacagataatatataataacacaCGCGTTAAATCCCCGTCCAGCTCCACACGGTTTTCCACACGGATGCAAAACAGTGTCGGACAAAAGTTACACCGACCTCCTGAAAACGGGAAACACGATCTACGTTCCGCTCACAAAGGTTCCTACACAGTATCTAGCCTATGATCTAGCCTATGTGGGTTATTATAGATTAATAAATCGGTTTAGTAAAACATTTTGAGAACTTATTTTTCGggctatacatacatacaaatgaTTAACAGTATCACAAACATACAGtgcatttttttacaaaaacgatatagaaaaatatatatattatccttTTCCTGCAATTAtgtgtgtctcctctgtgtgtgtgtgtgtgtgtgtgtgtgtgcagagataATAAACCAAAGCATCCCGTTTCCTGTGAGAAGGTCTTATGTCTTTGCTCCCACACACTAGAAAACACTGTTCTCTGCAGGAAAGATAAGACAAGTAAGATAAGTACTTTGTTATGAGTGCTTTTATTGTTTGGGGTCTAAGCCATTTCTTTCTCCAGATATTTGGGTTGCCCATGGTTTCCTTGTGTATTAATGCTTGAATAACCTTAACCCTGTTATGCACGTTATAGACATAATCTTTTTCAGGACTGATAGGTTGAATATTAAGTCTGCATGCTTTCAAAGATATCTTATACAATATATGACATAGGGTTATTATGTGTGTGAACCTCACTAGCCAACTGATGACTGACTGTTGATGTGAGGGACCTGTGTGGTGATAGTCATGGGAAACATCTGGGTACAACACCATGACAGGATCGGAGGCCATGAGAACTACTATCTCCAGGTGTAATTATTATGTTTTGTGCGAATGAGAGCTGAACAGCATTCTGTAATCTTCATCTGTGACCTTTGGAGGGGACCACCTAAGTGTGGGACGACCCTAAGTTGTTGATGCGATTGTTTCTCCCACTCAATTGTGCATGTATGTTATAGATCTGAATAAAGCTGCATCTAATCTGAAGACATCTGAATCGGTCATCTGTGAAGTCTCCTCAATCCATTTCCAGATATAAAGGACAACCTGGGCTATTGGGTTTGTATCCTGCAGGGATGTCATATTAATGTATACATATTTATATGAGtataaagacaaaaaacaaaaaactatgtAAATTGAATCTCACAGaaatcacacagagaacaataATGAACAAGACTTTTGGCTTTTGAAACTTGTTCTCCCAAGTCTTGGGAATCACGGGAAACAAAAGCAAACACTGTAACtaacacaaattaaaaaacTATTTAGATTTTTCCCCAGAAAAGTCatacgcttttatccaaaaacATAGTTGTGCCATCTCCAATGCATTTTCTGTCTGCTATCCTGCTATACATCCAGATTGCCTGAATGACCTGCAGCTCTGCTACATAGCCTACACATCCACTACATGCAAGCCCTCATGCTTGTAACAGGTTAGGGTTATATATGGCTGACCAAGCTGCCTTTCTCCTGACATCACTTCATGTCAATTTCCCTGTCAATAAGTTacataaaataagtaaaaaccCAATAAAAACTATTCATCCATGCTCAATGCACCCTGGGCGCACGTCCCATAATACCATCCAAATGCACAAATGAGAATCCAtgcattatttattacattatatttatatcATTATTTTGAGTCATTCATTCCACATTTAGTGCAAACGTATATGCAGTAGCGAAGTAACACAGTCAGGAAAGTAATACAATATGAAGAAGAAGATCAAGAAGTCAGGAAGACAGCCTCTGATTGGCCCACATACTCACATCAAGATGAAGTGCTTTGAGCGGATTATTTTAATTCATCTCAGAACACAAACCCAAGCTCACATGGACACATTACAGTTTGCTTACAGAGAAAAAAGGGGAGTGGAAGATGCTGTGACAACCCTCCTGAATGGAATTTACAAACACCTTGAAACACCTGCCTCATATTTACTCATCCTGTTTGCAGACTTCTCTTCAGCTTTCAACACCATCCAGACACTGACAAACATGGGTGTAAACCTCACTCTTGTAAAATGGATTCAGGACTTTTTAACTGGCAGACAACATTATGTGAGGGCGGATCACAGTCAGTCACGAACCATGCCGACAAACACGGGAGTGCCAGAAGGATGTGTTTTATCACCGTCATACCTCTCAAGTCACACGCATTTCAACCATAGATTTCAACCCGTTCACACGCTCACACGCcacaccttgtatttctcacgcagaGAAATTACCAGGACAACGCCCACCAAGTTGCGCCgctattt
Proteins encoded in this window:
- the etfbkmt gene encoding electron transfer flavoprotein beta subunit lysine methyltransferase, with protein sequence MTMLGLLTPQSRNVKVFIKAFRQTRRSRYSSISSVRNIRSFISENTEIVGEQSLTPEVKLRLFTPNCRFWRERPELWPFDDPYWAIYWPGGQALSRYLLDNPAVCRGKTVLDLGSGCGASAIAAKLCGAAHVVANDIDTVAVVATQMNFELNGLEPAVCLSNNMIGSQPEGFDLILLGDMFYEEALATSLHSWLDRCIRTQGTKVLIGDPGRAQFEEHGIRRLLRQLAQFELPESVREENYGLTCSSVWCYRPEL